The Labrys wisconsinensis genome includes the window GTCGACGCGTCGGCGGATTGTGGCAGCCATGCGGCAGCCCCGGCGTCCTGATGCGACATAGCGCCTTGCGGTCATGTGCGATCTAGACAACTTCGCAACAGGATGGCATGAGCCGAAGCATCGGAGTTGCCCCCGTTTCGCCGTGATCTGGGAGGTCGCGACGATAGGGAGTTGAGTCCAAAGATGGGTGGCCGCGGCTTCGGGCCCTGGCACGCCCGGCGTTCCGGTTCGGGGCCGGGGCGGGTGCAAAGAAGGATCGAGCCGTGGCTTCCACGCACGACACCACCATACCGGTCAGCCGCAGGGATATCATCTATGTCGCCACCGGCGCCGTCGGCGCCGTGGGGGTGGCGAGCGCGATCTGGCCCTTCATCAGCCAGATGAATCCCGACCAGGCGACGATCGCCGCGGGCGCCCCCGTCGAGGTCGACCTGACGCCGATCGTCGAGGGCCAGGAGATCAAGATCTTCTGGCGCGGCAAGCCGATCTATGTGCGCCACCGCACGCCTGTCGAGATCAAGGCCGCCGAGGACGTCGACGTCGCGACGCTGCGCGACCCGCAGCCCGATTCCGATCGCGTCAAGAAGGACAAGTCGCAATGGCTGGTCGTCATCGGCATCTGCACGCATCTGGGCTGCGTGCCGATCGGCTACGAGGGTGACTACAAGGGCTGGTTCTGCCCCTGCCACGGCTCGCAGTACGACACGTCCGGCCGCATCCGGCAGGGGCCGGCGCCGCTGAACCTGTACATTCCGCCCTACGCCTTCGAGGGCGACGCCAAGATCGTCATCGGTTGACGCCGATTTCAGACCCAAGAAAACCAGCCAAGGTCATGAACTCATGAGCGGACCGTCGACCTGGACTCCCAAGAGCGCCATCGGGCGCTGGTTCGAAAGCCGCCTGCCGATCGGCGGCCTCGTCCATTCCTCCTTCATCGCCTATCCCACGCCCCGCAACCTGAACTACTGGTGGACCTTCGGCGCCATCCTGTCGTTCATGCTGGTGGCGCAGATCGTCACCGGCGTGGTCCTGGTGATGCACTACACGCCCGAGGCGACGATGGCCTTCTCCTCCGTCGAGCACATCATGCGCGACGTGAACTATGGCTGGCTGATCCGCTACCTGCACTCCAACGGCGCCTCGATGTTCTTCCTCGCCGTCTACGTGCACATCTTCCGCGGCATGTATTACGGCTCCTACAAGGCCCCGCGCGAGGTGCTCTGGCTGCTCGGCGTGGTGATCTTCCTCCTGATGATGGCGACCGCCTTCATGGGCTACGTGCTGCCCTGGGGCCAGATGTCGTTCTGGGGCGCCACCGTCATCACCAACCTGTTCAGCGCCCTGCCGGTCATCGGCGACCCGATCGTCACCTGGCTGTGGGGCGGCTATTCCGTCGGCAATCCGACCCTCAACCGCTTCTTCTCCCTGCACTACCTCCTGCCGTTCATGCTGGTCGGCGTGGTGGCGCTGCATGTCTGGGCCCTGCATGTCGTCGGGCAGAACAACCCTGACGGCGTCGACGTGAAGTCGCCCAAGGACACCGTGGCCTTCACGCCCTACGCGACGCTGAAGGACGCGTTCGGCGTCGCCTGCTTCCTGATCTTCTACAGCTGGTTCGTGTTCTACATCCCGAACTATCTCGGCGATGCCGTGAACTACGTGCCGGCCGATCCGGGCGTCACCCCGCAGCACATCGTGCCGGAATGGTACTTCCTGCCCTTCTACGCCATCCTGCGCGGCATCCCGGACAAGCTCAGCGGCGTGCTGCTGATGTTCGGCGCCATCGTCATGCTGGCGCTGCTGCCCTGGCTCGACACGTCCAAGGTGCGCTCGGCGAACTACCGGCCGCTCTACCGCCAGTTCATCTGGATCTTCGGCGCGGTGGTCGTGGGCCTGGGCTATCTCGGCTCCCAGCCGCCGGAAGGGGGCTACGTCATCGCCTCGCGCATCCTGACCGTGCTCTACTTCGCGCATTTCCTGATCGTGCTGCCGGTGCTCGGCCTGGTGGAAAAGACCAAGCCGCTGCCGGCCTCGATCGCCGACGCGGTGCTGGCCCGCTCCAAGGGGGCTGCGCCGGTGAGCGTGGGCGCTGCCGCGGCGCCGCAGACCAAGGGCTGAGGCAGGCTTGAGAGAGATGACGATGTCGAAGTTGAACCTGTCTCGCCTCACCACCCTGGCCCTCGGCATGGCGCTGGCGCTCGGCACCGCCGCCCTGCCGGCCCGGGCCGAGGAGGAGGCCACGCCCCAGCGCCTGAGCTGGAGCTTCTGGGGCCCGTTCGGCTCCTACGACCAGGCGCAGCTGCAGCGCGGCTTCAAGGTCTATCGCGAAGTCTGCTCGGCCTGCCACAGCCTGCACCGCGTCGCCTTCCGCAACCTGTCGGACCCGGGCGGCCCGGCCTTCACCGAGGGCCAGGTCAAGGCGCTGGCGGCCGAATACGACGTGCCGGGCGAGCCCGACGACAAGGGCGAGGTCAACCCGCGCAAGGGCCGGCCGGCGGACTATTTCCCGCTGGTCTTCGCCAACGACAACGCCGCGCGCGCCGCCAACAACGGCGCCATTCCGCCTGACATGTCGCTGCTCGCCAAGGCGCGCGGCGAATCGCCCGGCTTCCCTGGCTTCATCTTCGACATCTTCCGGCAGTACCAGGAAGGCGGGCCGGACTATATCCATGCGCTGATCACCAACGGCTATCTCGACGAAGCCAAGGGCGAGAAGCCGCCGGAGGGCGTCAAGGTTCCGGACGGCGCGCATTACAACAAGATCTTCCCGGCGCCGCATTTCATCGCCATGGCCAAGCCGATCAGCGACGGCCAGGTGGAATATACCGATGGCACGCCGCAGACCGTGGATCAGTACACCCGCGACGTCGCCGCCTTCCTGATGTGGGCGGCGGAGCCGAAGCTGGAGGAGCGCAAGCGCACCGGCTTCAAGGTGATCCTCTTCCTGGTCGTGCTGTCGGGCCTGCTCTACTTCACCAAGAAGCGGGTGTGGTCGGCGGTCGGCGCGCATTGAGCGCCGCGGCGATAGTTGAGCTTACGAAGGGCCCCGGACGGGGCCCTTCTCGCATGGGGAGGCGGTGACATGGCCAAGGCGGTGCTCGGCATCGTCGGCGGCTCGGGCATCTACGACCTGCCGGGCCTCGCCGACGTCGAGGAGGTCCGGCTGGCCAGCCCCTGGGGCGAGCCGTCGGATGCGCTGCGCATCGGGCGCATCGGCCTGACCAAGGTGGTGTTCCTGTCGCGGCACGGGCGCGGGCACCGGCTGTCGCCCTCCGACATCGATTATCGCGCCAATATCGACGTCCTGAAGCGGGCTGACGTGACCGACCTCGTCTCGCTCACCGCCGTCGGTTCGTTCCGGGAGGACTTGCCGCCGGGGACCTTCGTGCTGGTCGACCAGTTCGTCGACCGCACCCACCGGCGCGAGAGCTCCTTCTTCGGCCGCGGCTGCGTCGCCCACGTGTCGATGGCCCATCCGGTGGCGCCGCGGCTGCAGGAGCGCGTCGCGGCCGCCGCCGATGCCGAGGGCATCGCGGTCACGCGCGGCGGCACCCTGGTCTGCATCGAGGGTCCGCAGTTCTCCAGCCGGGCCGAGAGCGAGACCTACCGGGGGCTGGGCTATGCCGTGATCGGCATGACGGCCATGCCCGAGGCCAAGCTCGCCCGCGAGGCGGAGATCGCCTATGCCTCGATCGCCATGGTCACGGATTTCGACTGCTGGCACCCCGGGCACGACCATGTCTCGGCCGCGGCGGTGGTGGCGGTCATGGCCGCCAACGCCGAGCGGGCCCGCCGCCTGGTGGCGCGGGTGGCACGCGATTTCCCGGCCGAGCACGAGCCCTGTCCGGCGGGCTCCGACCGGGCGCTCGACCATGCGATCATGACGGCGCCGGCGGCGCGCGACCCCGCGCTCCTCGCCAGGCTCGACGCCGTCGCCGGTCGTGTGCTGGGCTGACCGGCGGGCATGGTTTCGACGCAATCGCCTGCTGCAAAGGGCGGGGTCTTGGCGCGGAGGTCGGGATGGCACGTCGGCTGATCGCCACGCGGCGCACGGTGCTCGGCGCCATGCTCGCCGGCCTGGCGCCCTTCCGGCCCGGCGCTGCGCTTTCCGCGCCATCCGTGCCACCCCTGATCACCACCGACTATGCGCAGGCGCGCACGCAGTTCCGCACGCAACTGACGCGGCGCGGCCCGGCGCCGGACGAGGGCGACCCGCTGACCGCGCCGCCGGGGGCGGTGCGCCTCGCTTATCGCTCGGGCGCGCTGGAGCTCGCCGCCTGGGTGTCGGAGGAGGCGACGCGTCCGGGCAAGCGGCCGGCGCTGCTGTTCCTGCACGGCGGCAATGCCCTGAGCACGGATCATTGGGACCTGACGCTGCCCTATCGCCTGTCCGGCTATGTCGCCATGGTGCCGGCGCTGCGCGGCGAGAACGGCCTGCCCGGCGCCTTCTCCGCCTTCTACAACGAGACCGACGACGTGCTCGCCGCCGCGGACCTCTTCGCCGGCCTGCCGGGCGTCGACCGCGACCGCCTCTTCCTGGCCGGCCACAGCATCGGCGCCACCCAGGCCCTGCTCGCCGCCATGAGCTCGCGGCTGTTCCGCGGCGCCACCACCTTCTCCGGCAATCCGGATGCCGCCGCCTTCTTCCGGCGCTTCCCCGAGGAGGTCTGCTTCGACACGCACGACGTGCGCGAGTTGCAGATGCGCTCGGCGCTGTGCTTTGCCACCAGCTTCAAGTGCCCGGTGCGCATCCTGCACGGCAGCGAGGAGACACGTCTCGCCGAGCCGAGCCGCCTGACCGCCGAGCGCGCCCGGGCGGCAGGGCTGGACGTGCAGGCTGCCGCCGTGCCGGGCGACCATTTCACCGCCCTGCGCGACGAGATCCGCGGCAGTATTACGTTCTTCGGGCTGCTGTAGTCCTGTCGCATCGCTCGGCGTTGCCGCTCGCGCCACTCCATCTTATTTGATAAGAACAGATATTATCCGTGGAGGCGGGAGGGGCCATGACGACCGTGACGATTTCCCTGCCGGAGGCGCTGAAGTCCTTCGTCGATGCGCAGGTGGCGGGCGGCGGCTATGGCAATGTGAGCGAATATTTCCGCAGCCTGCTGCGGGAGGCCCAGGCCCGCGAGCGCGATGCGCGGCTCGAAGCTCTTCTGCTGGCCGGGCTGCAGCAGGAGGGCACCCAGACCATCGATGCGCAATTCTGGACCGACCTGCGCAAGGAGGCCGCCAAGCGCCTCGCCCGCCCCGCAGATGGAAAAGCCGTGCCGTGACGCCGATCATCCGGTCGGCCGCTCGCGATGACATTCTTCGGCAATATGGCTGGTATCTCGACGATGCCGGCGCCACCGTGGCCGAGCGGTTCCTGAACGCGGTCCAGACGTCGGTCGACATCGTGACGAGCCAACCCGGCATCGGCGCGCCGCGCTTCCTCGCCAATCCGTTGCTGGCAGGGCTGCGGTCCTGGCCGGTGAAGGGATTTGCGGCTTTGCGGATCTACTATCTCGTGCAGCCCGAGCATGTGATCGTCGTGCGCATCCTGCACGGCCAGCGGGACGTGGGCGCCATTCTCGAGGATCAGTCTCCGGATGAGCCGGTTTGATCCGGGCTCGTCGAACCGCCGTCGCGTCCGGTGCGCCTCTCGGCAGTTGATTTTTGCCCGCTCTGCCTGTATGTCCCGCGCGTCCGCGACCAGACACCCCTGGAGGCAAAGCGGACGGATGGCCGCCGTTCGGCGGTCCTTTTGTTTCGATCCTGAGGATTCCACCATGTCCGCTGTCAAGCAGATTACCGCTACGGCGCGCGAGCGTGTCGGCAAGGGGGCCGCACGTGCCGTTCGCCGTTCCGGCAAGATTCCCGCCGTCATCTACGGCGCCGGCAAGCCCCCCCTGCCCATCGCTCTCGACGACAAGACGATGACTCTTCTCGTCTATGCCGGTCACTTCCTGACCACGGTCTTCGAGATCGACGTCGCCGGCGAGAAGACCCGCGTCATCCCGCGCGACTATGCTCTCGATCCGGTCAAGGACACGGTCGAGCATGTCGACTTCCTGCGCATCTCGGTCGGCGAGCGGATCCGCGTCGACGTGCCGGTGCATGCGGTCAACGCCGGCGCCTCGCCGGGCGTGAAGCGCGGCGGCTCGGTGAACATCGTCACCCATACCGTGACCGTGCTGGCCCCGGCCGACGCCATCCCCGGATCGATCGACGTCGACGTCTCGGCGCTCGACATCAACGAATCGCTGCACATCTCGCAGATCGCGCTGCCCGCCGGCGTGAGCTCGGCGACGCAGGGCGACCTGACGCTGGTCTCGATCGTGCCGCCGACGACGGAGACGGAAGCCGCTCCGGCCGCCGACGCCGCTGCGGCCGCTCCGGCGCCGGAGAAGAAGTAACGGCTCCGGCCCGTCCGCGACGATCGGACGAGGCCGGCGCCCTTATCCCAATCCCGAGCGATGCGAGGGCCGGATACGTTCCGCTCCTCGCATTTGCATTTGGGCCATCGGCGTCGCAGCGTCAGGGGACCCCATGCGTCTCTTCGTCGGCCTGGGCAATCCGGGCCCCAGATATGCCGGCAACCGGCACAATATCGGGTTCATGGCGCTGGACGAGATCGCTCGCCGGCATCGTTTCGCGCCCTGGCGGGCGCGTTTCCAGGGCGAGGTGAGCGAGGGCAGCCTCGGCGCCGAGCGCGTGCTGCTGCTCAAGCCCATGACCTTCATGAACGAGAGCGGCCGTGCCGTCGGCGAGGCCATGCGCTTCTACAAGGTGGGCGTCACCGACGTGTTCGTCTTCCACGACGAGCTCGACCTGGCACCGGCCAAGCTCAGGGTCAAGCGCGGCGGCGGCAATGCCGGGCACAATGGCCTGCGCTCGATCACCGCCCATTGCGGCAACGAATATTGGCGGGTGCGCCTGGGCATCGGCCATCCCGGCGACAAGGCGCTGGTCTATTCCTACGTGCTCAACGACTTCGCCAAGGCCGAGATGCCCTGGGTCGAGGATCTCGCCACCGCCTGCGCCGATTTCGCCGAGCTGCTGGCCGACGGCGACGATCCGAGCTTCCAGAACAAGGTGCACCTGTTCATGGCCGCCCACGGTCATGATGCGGTGAAGCGCGTCGGCGAGAAGACGGAGGGCTGAGGCGGCGCTCCGCCCCGGCGGGTTGCGCGCTCTTCCCCTCAGGGGCTATGCAGCAGGATCATTTCACCGGCGCCGCCGGGAAGGACGACATCCGGTCGTCCTCGCAGCGGCCGCCGGCAAAGCGACGGACTTCCCATGGGCTTCAAATGCGGCATCGTCGGCCTGCCGAACGTCGGCAAGTCGACCCTCTTCAACGCGCTGACGCAGACGGCGGCGGCGCAGGCGGCGAACTATCCCTTCTGCACCATCGAGCCGAATGTCGGCGACGTGGCGGTGCCGGACGAGCGGCTGGAGAAGCTCGCGGCCATCGCCAGGTCCGCCCAGATCATCCCGACGCGGCTCACCTTCGTCGATATTGCCGGGCTGGTGCGCGGCGCCTCCAAGGGCGAGGGGCTCGGCAACCAGTTCCTCGCCAATATCCGCGAATGCGACGCGATCGCCCATGTCGTCCGCTGCTTCGAGGACAGCGACATCACCCATGTCGAGGGCAAGATCGACCCGATCGCCGACATCGAGACCATCGAGACCGAGCTGATGCTGGCCGACCTCGACAGCCTGGAGAAGCGCGTCGTCGCCATCGAGAAGAAGGCGCGTGGCGGCGACAAGGAGGCCAAGGAGCAACTCGACCTCGTCACCCGCGCCCTGGTGCTGCTGCGCGAGGGCAAGCCGGCCCGCCTCGTCGAGGTGAAGCCGGAGGAGCGCCGCGCCTTCGACATGCTGCAGCTGCTCACCGCCAAGCCGGTGCTTTACGTCTGCAATGTCGAGGAAGCCTCCGCCGACGAGGGCAACGCCTATTCCGAGCGCGTCGCCGGCCGA containing:
- the petA gene encoding ubiquinol-cytochrome c reductase iron-sulfur subunit; the protein is MASTHDTTIPVSRRDIIYVATGAVGAVGVASAIWPFISQMNPDQATIAAGAPVEVDLTPIVEGQEIKIFWRGKPIYVRHRTPVEIKAAEDVDVATLRDPQPDSDRVKKDKSQWLVVIGICTHLGCVPIGYEGDYKGWFCPCHGSQYDTSGRIRQGPAPLNLYIPPYAFEGDAKIVIG
- a CDS encoding cytochrome b, coding for MSGPSTWTPKSAIGRWFESRLPIGGLVHSSFIAYPTPRNLNYWWTFGAILSFMLVAQIVTGVVLVMHYTPEATMAFSSVEHIMRDVNYGWLIRYLHSNGASMFFLAVYVHIFRGMYYGSYKAPREVLWLLGVVIFLLMMATAFMGYVLPWGQMSFWGATVITNLFSALPVIGDPIVTWLWGGYSVGNPTLNRFFSLHYLLPFMLVGVVALHVWALHVVGQNNPDGVDVKSPKDTVAFTPYATLKDAFGVACFLIFYSWFVFYIPNYLGDAVNYVPADPGVTPQHIVPEWYFLPFYAILRGIPDKLSGVLLMFGAIVMLALLPWLDTSKVRSANYRPLYRQFIWIFGAVVVGLGYLGSQPPEGGYVIASRILTVLYFAHFLIVLPVLGLVEKTKPLPASIADAVLARSKGAAPVSVGAAAAPQTKG
- a CDS encoding cytochrome c1, with protein sequence MSKLNLSRLTTLALGMALALGTAALPARAEEEATPQRLSWSFWGPFGSYDQAQLQRGFKVYREVCSACHSLHRVAFRNLSDPGGPAFTEGQVKALAAEYDVPGEPDDKGEVNPRKGRPADYFPLVFANDNAARAANNGAIPPDMSLLAKARGESPGFPGFIFDIFRQYQEGGPDYIHALITNGYLDEAKGEKPPEGVKVPDGAHYNKIFPAPHFIAMAKPISDGQVEYTDGTPQTVDQYTRDVAAFLMWAAEPKLEERKRTGFKVILFLVVLSGLLYFTKKRVWSAVGAH
- a CDS encoding S-methyl-5'-thioadenosine phosphorylase, whose amino-acid sequence is MAKAVLGIVGGSGIYDLPGLADVEEVRLASPWGEPSDALRIGRIGLTKVVFLSRHGRGHRLSPSDIDYRANIDVLKRADVTDLVSLTAVGSFREDLPPGTFVLVDQFVDRTHRRESSFFGRGCVAHVSMAHPVAPRLQERVAAAADAEGIAVTRGGTLVCIEGPQFSSRAESETYRGLGYAVIGMTAMPEAKLAREAEIAYASIAMVTDFDCWHPGHDHVSAAAVVAVMAANAERARRLVARVARDFPAEHEPCPAGSDRALDHAIMTAPAARDPALLARLDAVAGRVLG
- a CDS encoding alpha/beta hydrolase family protein, which gives rise to MARRLIATRRTVLGAMLAGLAPFRPGAALSAPSVPPLITTDYAQARTQFRTQLTRRGPAPDEGDPLTAPPGAVRLAYRSGALELAAWVSEEATRPGKRPALLFLHGGNALSTDHWDLTLPYRLSGYVAMVPALRGENGLPGAFSAFYNETDDVLAAADLFAGLPGVDRDRLFLAGHSIGATQALLAAMSSRLFRGATTFSGNPDAAAFFRRFPEEVCFDTHDVRELQMRSALCFATSFKCPVRILHGSEETRLAEPSRLTAERARAAGLDVQAAAVPGDHFTALRDEIRGSITFFGLL
- a CDS encoding type II toxin-antitoxin system ParD family antitoxin codes for the protein MTTVTISLPEALKSFVDAQVAGGGYGNVSEYFRSLLREAQARERDARLEALLLAGLQQEGTQTIDAQFWTDLRKEAAKRLARPADGKAVP
- a CDS encoding type II toxin-antitoxin system RelE/ParE family toxin, whose protein sequence is MTPIIRSAARDDILRQYGWYLDDAGATVAERFLNAVQTSVDIVTSQPGIGAPRFLANPLLAGLRSWPVKGFAALRIYYLVQPEHVIVVRILHGQRDVGAILEDQSPDEPV
- a CDS encoding 50S ribosomal protein L25/general stress protein Ctc, translated to MSAVKQITATARERVGKGAARAVRRSGKIPAVIYGAGKPPLPIALDDKTMTLLVYAGHFLTTVFEIDVAGEKTRVIPRDYALDPVKDTVEHVDFLRISVGERIRVDVPVHAVNAGASPGVKRGGSVNIVTHTVTVLAPADAIPGSIDVDVSALDINESLHISQIALPAGVSSATQGDLTLVSIVPPTTETEAAPAADAAAAAPAPEKK
- the pth gene encoding aminoacyl-tRNA hydrolase, which gives rise to MRLFVGLGNPGPRYAGNRHNIGFMALDEIARRHRFAPWRARFQGEVSEGSLGAERVLLLKPMTFMNESGRAVGEAMRFYKVGVTDVFVFHDELDLAPAKLRVKRGGGNAGHNGLRSITAHCGNEYWRVRLGIGHPGDKALVYSYVLNDFAKAEMPWVEDLATACADFAELLADGDDPSFQNKVHLFMAAHGHDAVKRVGEKTEG
- the ychF gene encoding redox-regulated ATPase YchF, with amino-acid sequence MGFKCGIVGLPNVGKSTLFNALTQTAAAQAANYPFCTIEPNVGDVAVPDERLEKLAAIARSAQIIPTRLTFVDIAGLVRGASKGEGLGNQFLANIRECDAIAHVVRCFEDSDITHVEGKIDPIADIETIETELMLADLDSLEKRVVAIEKKARGGDKEAKEQLDLVTRALVLLREGKPARLVEVKPEERRAFDMLQLLTAKPVLYVCNVEEASADEGNAYSERVAGRAREEDAVAVVVSAKIESEIAVLPTEEQRDYLDAIGLAEPGLNRVIRAGYALLQLVTYFTVGPKEARAWTITRGTRGPQAAGVIHSDFEKGFIRAETVAYADYVALNGEAGAKEAGKFRLEGKDYVVADGDVLHFRFAN